The Streptomyces sp. NBC_01775 genome includes a region encoding these proteins:
- a CDS encoding NUDIX domain-containing protein, whose product MNSTSTSTSSSTNTTSTSPGTAPSERPRDRALTAPTVSCVFVCHDGAGRILLARRSAGARDEPGSWDTGAGALEHGETFEEAVRREVREEYATEARTIETLGVRNILRGTPVSHWVAVVFAVEVDPGRVAIGEPHKFDALGWFTPDELPEPPHSQLAETLALLPARGRWAGR is encoded by the coding sequence ATGAACAGCACCAGCACCAGCACCAGCAGCAGCACCAACACCACCAGCACCAGTCCCGGCACCGCGCCGTCCGAACGTCCCCGGGACCGGGCGCTGACGGCACCCACCGTCTCCTGCGTGTTCGTCTGCCACGACGGCGCGGGGCGGATCCTGCTGGCCCGCCGCAGCGCCGGTGCGCGGGACGAGCCGGGGAGCTGGGACACCGGGGCCGGTGCCCTCGAACACGGAGAGACGTTCGAGGAAGCGGTGCGGCGGGAGGTCCGCGAGGAGTACGCCACCGAGGCCCGCACCATCGAGACCCTCGGCGTCCGCAACATCCTGCGCGGCACCCCCGTCTCCCACTGGGTCGCGGTGGTCTTCGCCGTCGAGGTCGACCCCGGCCGGGTCGCCATCGGCGAGCCTCACAAGTTCGACGCGCTCGGCTGGTTCACCCCGGACGAGCTGCCCGAACCCCCGCATTCGCAGCTCGCGGAGACGCTCGCCCTGCTCCCCGCGCGCGGACGCTGGGCGGGACGCTAG
- a CDS encoding serine/threonine-protein kinase, which translates to MGDRTQDGAQPGDVIEGRWRLVRVLGEGGMGRVWKAHDARLDTHVALKELWLPSGLPPGEREERLRRAEFEALSAVRLRDHPHVVTVHDVVVVDGRPWIVMQLVTGGTLHERLARGPLPPRAARRLAVALLDALEAAHRQNIVHRDVKPANVMVTDDKRVLLTDFGIAASGTEKGAAGAATAAGAVLGSAPYLAPERVQGRGATAASDLFALGATLFETVEGTSPFARDTSAASLHAAAYEDPPPLRRAGALAPLITALLAKDPKARPTVAGARALLPADTADTAGPGGEAADGEETAEEGGERRVTPNGTRLLTSVHSPPPTVVTTAVVKVRNKASVPVRVFIAGQDRGKVAPETTGSFRAPPGVHTVRTRIKGDESAPRTFRMEAGVTLRLVARRLGGKPVLERADKAKERKEQQRTRAKRPAQAKPARPKPQAQGKQPGVKQSAAVPKPPPSKASGSSTPAGKPAGADSSSSGGGCAVLVVGALILGLLLYTENAEFSGDLSQYLNSPAEKADVGDCLHYGSWKKDDKPWHEWVEVPCWSAAATYKVSSRLYGPSRTSTGTGTSSGTSTGTDLGSGTPTGCALTSQRVELSSVTLCATRKVG; encoded by the coding sequence GTGGGGGACAGGACGCAGGACGGCGCGCAGCCGGGTGACGTGATCGAGGGCCGCTGGCGATTGGTGCGGGTCCTCGGCGAGGGCGGCATGGGCCGTGTCTGGAAGGCGCACGACGCGCGGCTGGACACCCATGTGGCGCTCAAGGAGCTGTGGCTGCCGTCCGGGCTGCCGCCCGGGGAGCGCGAAGAGCGGCTGCGGCGGGCGGAGTTCGAGGCGCTGAGCGCGGTCCGGCTGCGGGATCACCCGCACGTCGTCACGGTGCACGACGTGGTGGTGGTGGACGGGCGGCCGTGGATCGTGATGCAGCTCGTCACCGGCGGCACCCTGCACGAGCGGCTGGCCCGCGGCCCGCTGCCGCCGCGCGCGGCCCGGCGGCTCGCTGTGGCGCTGCTGGACGCGCTGGAGGCCGCGCACCGGCAGAACATCGTGCACCGCGACGTGAAACCGGCCAACGTCATGGTGACCGACGACAAGCGCGTCCTCCTCACGGACTTCGGCATCGCGGCCTCGGGCACGGAGAAGGGCGCGGCCGGGGCCGCGACCGCGGCGGGCGCCGTCCTCGGCTCGGCGCCCTACCTCGCACCCGAGCGTGTCCAGGGCCGAGGGGCGACCGCGGCCAGCGACCTCTTCGCGCTCGGCGCGACGCTGTTCGAGACGGTGGAGGGCACCTCCCCCTTCGCCCGGGACACCTCGGCGGCCTCGCTGCACGCCGCCGCGTACGAGGACCCGCCGCCACTGCGCCGCGCGGGCGCGCTGGCCCCGCTGATCACGGCCCTGCTGGCCAAGGACCCGAAGGCCCGCCCGACGGTGGCGGGTGCCAGAGCGCTGCTCCCGGCGGACACCGCGGACACCGCGGGCCCCGGCGGCGAGGCCGCGGACGGCGAGGAGACGGCGGAGGAGGGCGGCGAGCGCCGCGTAACCCCCAACGGGACCCGGCTGTTGACCTCCGTCCACTCCCCGCCCCCGACAGTCGTCACCACTGCCGTCGTCAAGGTCCGCAACAAGGCGTCGGTGCCTGTCCGCGTGTTCATCGCCGGTCAGGACCGCGGCAAGGTGGCCCCCGAGACGACCGGCAGCTTCCGCGCCCCACCGGGCGTGCACACCGTCCGGACGCGTATCAAGGGCGACGAGTCGGCCCCCCGGACCTTCCGCATGGAGGCGGGCGTCACCCTCCGCCTGGTGGCCCGCCGCCTGGGCGGCAAGCCGGTACTGGAGCGCGCGGACAAGGCGAAGGAGAGGAAGGAGCAGCAGCGGACGCGGGCGAAGCGGCCGGCGCAGGCGAAGCCGGCCCGGCCCAAGCCGCAGGCGCAGGGGAAGCAGCCAGGCGTCAAACAGTCCGCGGCCGTGCCGAAGCCACCGCCGTCCAAGGCGTCCGGCAGCAGCACGCCTGCCGGCAAACCCGCCGGAGCCGACAGTTCGTCCTCCGGGGGCGGCTGCGCCGTGCTCGTGGTGGGGGCCCTGATCCTGGGGCTGCTGCTCTACACCGAGAACGCGGAATTCTCCGGCGACCTCAGCCAGTATCTGAACTCCCCCGCCGAGAAGGCGGACGTCGGCGACTGTCTGCACTACGGCTCCTGGAAGAAGGACGACAAGCCCTGGCACGAGTGGGTCGAGGTCCCCTGCTGGTCGGCGGCGGCCACCTACAAGGTGAGCAGCAGGCTCTACGGCCCGTCCCGCACCAGCACAGGCACCGGCACCAGTTCAGGCACCAGCACCGGCACGGACCTCGGCTCCGGCACGCCGACGGGCTGCGCCCTCACCTCCCAGCGCGTCGAACTCTCCTCCGTCACCCTGTGCGCCACGCGCAAGGTGGGCTAG
- a CDS encoding MFS transporter, with product MAANEERVPGDARVEAVPVPGAPPGPGVTSVTGSPPASEVTPTAPPTESVLSRPYRALTLGIVSVVLMIAFEATAVGTAMPVAADELNGISLYAYAFSAFFTTAIVGMVGSGQWCDRRGPLPPLATGIVGFAAGLVLSGTAVTMWIFVLGRAVQGVGGGLVIVALYVTVSRAFPERLRPTVMAAFAASWVVPSVIGPLLSGTVTQHLGWRWVFLGIPVLVLLPLVVMLPPLRRKASGPPEGAAPGPGDGRRIRLAVVVALGAGLLQYAGQDLRWIALLPAALGMALLVPSVRTLLPRGTARAARGLPAVILLRGMAAGAFIVAESFVPLMLVTQRGLSVTMAGLTLAAGGAFWALGSFAQSRPGLEPHRERLVRTGMVLVTFAIAYSPLVLVHSVPVWTLALAMAGGCLGMGLVISSLSVLMLRLSAPEEAGRNSAALQLCDGLSNVLLLAVTGALFAALGGGSVSVEEGAHGAAVDGARPGAFVAVYAVSAVVALMGVGVAGRLRSAPPGG from the coding sequence ATGGCAGCGAACGAGGAGAGGGTCCCGGGGGACGCCCGGGTGGAGGCCGTACCGGTGCCGGGCGCACCACCCGGCCCGGGTGTCACGTCTGTAACGGGCAGCCCTCCCGCATCGGAGGTCACACCGACCGCACCGCCCACGGAGTCGGTGCTGAGCCGCCCCTACCGGGCGCTGACGCTCGGCATCGTCTCCGTCGTGCTGATGATCGCCTTCGAGGCGACGGCCGTGGGGACGGCCATGCCCGTCGCCGCCGACGAGCTGAACGGCATCTCCCTGTACGCGTACGCCTTCTCCGCGTTCTTCACCACCGCCATCGTCGGCATGGTCGGCTCGGGCCAGTGGTGCGACCGGCGCGGTCCGCTGCCGCCGCTGGCGACCGGCATCGTGGGGTTCGCGGCCGGGCTCGTGCTGTCCGGCACCGCCGTGACGATGTGGATCTTCGTACTGGGCCGGGCCGTGCAGGGCGTCGGCGGCGGGCTGGTGATCGTCGCGCTGTACGTCACCGTCAGCCGGGCCTTCCCCGAACGGCTGCGCCCCACCGTCATGGCCGCGTTCGCCGCCTCCTGGGTCGTGCCCTCCGTCATCGGTCCGCTCCTGTCCGGGACCGTCACCCAGCACCTGGGCTGGCGCTGGGTCTTCCTCGGCATACCCGTGCTCGTCCTCCTGCCGCTCGTGGTGATGCTGCCGCCGCTGCGGCGCAAGGCATCCGGGCCGCCCGAGGGCGCCGCGCCGGGGCCCGGTGACGGCCGACGCATCCGGCTCGCCGTCGTCGTGGCGCTGGGCGCCGGGCTGCTCCAGTACGCCGGCCAGGATCTGCGCTGGATCGCCCTGCTGCCCGCCGCGCTCGGGATGGCGCTGCTCGTGCCGTCCGTACGGACGCTGCTGCCGCGCGGCACCGCGCGTGCCGCGCGCGGGCTGCCCGCCGTGATCCTGCTGCGCGGCATGGCGGCCGGGGCGTTCATCGTCGCGGAGAGCTTCGTCCCGCTGATGCTGGTGACCCAGCGCGGGCTGTCGGTCACCATGGCGGGGCTCACGCTCGCGGCGGGGGGTGCCTTCTGGGCGCTGGGCTCCTTCGCGCAGTCGCGGCCCGGCCTGGAGCCGCACCGGGAGCGGCTGGTGCGCACCGGCATGGTGCTGGTCACCTTCGCCATCGCCTATTCGCCGCTGGTGCTGGTCCACTCCGTTCCGGTGTGGACGCTGGCCCTCGCCATGGCCGGCGGCTGCCTCGGGATGGGCCTGGTCATCTCCTCGCTGAGCGTGCTGATGCTGCGGCTGTCGGCGCCCGAGGAGGCGGGCCGCAACTCCGCCGCGCTCCAGCTGTGCGACGGGCTGTCCAACGTGCTGCTGCTCGCCGTGACCGGTGCGCTGTTCGCCGCGCTCGGCGGGGGGTCGGTGAGCGTGGAGGAGGGCGCTCATGGGGCCGCCGTGGACGGCGCCCGGCCGGGCGCGTTCGTCGCTGTCTACGCGGTGTCCGCTGTCGTCGCTCTCATGGGGGTGGGGGTCGCGGGGCGCCTGCGTTCGGCACCGCCGGGAGGGTGA
- a CDS encoding LysR family transcriptional regulator, with amino-acid sequence MFDSRHIKTFHEVVRAGSYSAAARALGYTQPAITQQMKALERSVGSPLFVRVGRQMRLTEAGETLARHSEVILDSISTAQQQMASLTRLRAGKVSVCAFPSAGATLVPEALARLAAGHPGVRVELQEGEPPESLRKVVRGECDITLAFTYPGLHEQVPPELVEFPLLEDQLTVLLPTGHPMARRRAVKLGELADERWIAGCLRCRANFLHECAELGFAPDIVFTTDDNLVVQSLVAEGLGIAMMPGLVLSFLVHQKVTGRALDPASRRQVSAYVLREHLEIPATALVLDALRAVAERRIGC; translated from the coding sequence ATGTTCGACTCGCGGCACATCAAGACCTTTCACGAAGTGGTGCGCGCAGGCTCGTACTCCGCCGCCGCGCGGGCCCTCGGCTACACCCAGCCGGCGATCACCCAGCAGATGAAGGCACTCGAACGGTCCGTGGGCTCGCCCCTGTTCGTGCGCGTCGGGCGGCAGATGCGGCTGACCGAGGCGGGCGAGACACTGGCCCGGCACTCGGAAGTGATCCTCGACAGCATCAGCACGGCCCAGCAGCAGATGGCCTCGCTCACCAGGCTGCGGGCGGGGAAGGTCAGCGTCTGCGCCTTTCCCAGCGCCGGCGCCACCCTCGTGCCCGAGGCCCTCGCCCGGCTCGCGGCCGGGCATCCGGGCGTGCGGGTCGAGCTCCAGGAGGGCGAGCCGCCCGAGTCGCTGCGCAAGGTGGTGCGCGGGGAGTGCGACATCACACTCGCCTTCACCTATCCAGGGCTGCACGAACAGGTGCCGCCCGAGCTGGTGGAGTTCCCGCTGCTGGAGGACCAGCTCACCGTGCTGCTGCCGACCGGGCATCCGATGGCCCGGCGCCGCGCCGTCAAACTGGGCGAACTGGCCGACGAGCGCTGGATCGCGGGCTGTCTGCGCTGCCGCGCCAACTTCCTGCACGAGTGCGCCGAACTCGGCTTCGCGCCCGACATCGTCTTCACCACCGACGACAACCTCGTGGTGCAGAGCCTGGTCGCCGAGGGGCTGGGCATCGCGATGATGCCGGGCCTCGTGCTCTCCTTCCTCGTCCACCAGAAGGTCACGGGCCGCGCTCTGGACCCCGCCTCCCGGCGCCAGGTGTCCGCGTACGTCCTGCGCGAGCACCTGGAGATACCCGCGACCGCGCTGGTGCTGGACGCGCTGCGCGCGGTGGCCGAGCGCCGGATCGGCTGCTGA
- a CDS encoding cysteine dioxygenase family protein translates to MAATTETSPAPTAPTTGRLRTLVEDVREAVGRGLPPDVTAYLVGEKLAPHLGAEGLLTPAQREPDPECYRQHLLHAESDGSFSVVALVWLPGQGTSIHDHVSWCVTGVHQGEEHERRYRLLPAEAAGGSARLVATEDVVNPAGSVCGFAPPGDIHRVWNGCYDDTVAVSLHLYGADISRLGSSVRRVYDLPADA, encoded by the coding sequence ATGGCTGCGACGACCGAGACCTCACCCGCCCCCACGGCGCCCACGACGGGGCGCCTGCGCACCCTCGTCGAGGACGTACGCGAGGCCGTCGGCCGGGGGCTGCCCCCGGATGTGACCGCCTACCTGGTGGGCGAGAAGCTCGCGCCGCACCTGGGCGCCGAGGGGCTGCTCACCCCCGCCCAGCGCGAGCCCGACCCCGAGTGCTACCGCCAGCACCTGCTCCACGCCGAGAGCGACGGCAGCTTCTCCGTCGTGGCGCTGGTCTGGCTGCCGGGTCAGGGCACCTCGATCCACGACCACGTCTCCTGGTGTGTGACCGGCGTCCACCAGGGCGAGGAGCACGAGCGCCGCTACCGGCTGCTGCCCGCCGAGGCCGCCGGCGGGAGCGCGCGGCTCGTCGCCACCGAGGACGTGGTCAACCCGGCCGGCTCGGTATGCGGTTTCGCGCCGCCCGGCGACATCCACCGGGTGTGGAACGGCTGCTACGACGACACCGTCGCCGTCTCGCTGCACCTGTACGGCGCCGACATCTCACGGCTCGGCAGCAGCGTCCGCCGGGTCTACGACCTTCCCGCCGACGCCTGA
- a CDS encoding YeiH family protein: MALLGERVRSSRATSSRATAPGTGPGGGRGSANGPVGTSARRPSRLPGLALAALGVVAASAVHLLVPAVPMLTAAVVLGIAAAHLPGIRGLVHGLARPGLTLAGKRLMRLGIVLLGLKLGLSDVLGLGWATVAMVAGVVTATFFGTVWLGRKLGLSGDQPVLIATGYSICGASAIGAVSDVRGSEERDVATSVALVTLCGTLAIAALPLLHQPLGLDDGQFGRWVGAGVHDVGQVVATAQTAGPDALGQAVLVKLVRVMALAPLVAAMVVAVRRRGSADAVPGQKRPPLVPLFVLGFLAMVALRTTGRLPGTALDGAAWVQEVLLAAALFGLGSAVHLPSLARTGGRVAALGLCSWIVIAAASYGGVLLTT; encoded by the coding sequence ATGGCGCTGCTGGGGGAGCGTGTCCGGTCCTCCCGGGCCACGTCCTCCCGGGCCACGGCGCCCGGCACGGGGCCCGGCGGCGGGCGCGGTAGCGCGAACGGGCCCGTCGGCACGTCCGCGCGCAGACCCAGCAGGCTGCCGGGGCTGGCGCTGGCGGCGCTCGGCGTCGTCGCGGCCTCGGCCGTGCATCTGCTGGTGCCCGCCGTGCCGATGCTGACGGCCGCCGTCGTCCTGGGCATCGCCGCGGCCCATCTGCCCGGAATCCGGGGCCTGGTGCACGGCCTGGCACGCCCCGGGCTGACGCTCGCCGGGAAGCGGCTGATGCGGCTCGGCATCGTCCTGCTCGGCCTCAAGCTCGGCCTGAGCGACGTGCTCGGGCTCGGCTGGGCGACGGTCGCGATGGTGGCGGGCGTCGTCACCGCGACGTTCTTCGGCACCGTATGGCTGGGCCGCAAGCTCGGCCTCAGCGGCGACCAGCCCGTCCTCATCGCCACCGGCTACTCGATCTGCGGGGCCTCCGCGATCGGCGCCGTCAGCGATGTACGCGGCAGCGAGGAGCGGGACGTCGCCACCTCCGTCGCCCTCGTCACCTTGTGCGGCACGCTCGCCATCGCCGCCTTGCCCCTGCTGCACCAGCCGCTGGGGCTGGACGACGGGCAGTTCGGGCGCTGGGTCGGCGCCGGTGTCCACGACGTGGGCCAGGTCGTGGCCACCGCGCAGACCGCGGGGCCCGACGCGCTCGGACAGGCCGTGCTGGTGAAGCTGGTCCGCGTGATGGCGCTCGCGCCGCTGGTCGCGGCGATGGTGGTGGCCGTACGCCGCCGGGGAAGCGCGGACGCCGTCCCCGGCCAGAAGCGACCCCCGCTGGTGCCGCTGTTCGTCCTCGGCTTCCTGGCGATGGTCGCCCTGCGCACGACCGGCCGACTGCCCGGCACCGCGCTGGACGGTGCGGCCTGGGTGCAGGAAGTGCTGCTCGCCGCCGCGCTGTTCGGCCTGGGCAGCGCCGTCCACCTGCCGTCCCTGGCGAGAACGGGCGGCCGGGTCGCCGCACTGGGC